In one Streptomyces venezuelae genomic region, the following are encoded:
- a CDS encoding DUF742 domain-containing protein, translating to MTEDMSGTPEQPGSQWYDNEAGPLVRPYAMTGGRTKPGPRGVRFDLIALVTLDDGAPGTGDSTALGPEHRALIELCRAETQSVAELAAGADLPVGVVRVLLGDLLEMGCVKVSRPVPPAQLPDEKILREVIDGLRAL from the coding sequence ATGACCGAGGACATGAGCGGCACCCCGGAGCAGCCGGGTAGCCAGTGGTACGACAACGAAGCGGGTCCCCTCGTCCGGCCCTACGCGATGACGGGCGGACGGACCAAACCGGGACCGCGTGGAGTCCGCTTCGATCTGATCGCCTTGGTGACGCTGGACGACGGCGCGCCCGGAACCGGGGACAGCACGGCACTCGGACCAGAACACCGGGCACTCATCGAGCTGTGCCGCGCGGAGACGCAGTCCGTCGCCGAGCTCGCAGCCGGCGCCGATCTGCCCGTCGGCGTGGTCAGGGTGCTCCTGGGCGACCTGCTGGAGATGGGCTGCGTGAAAGTCAGCCGTCCCGTGCCACCCGCACAGCTTCCCGACGAAAAGATCCTCCGAGAGGTGATCGATGGGCTCCGAGCGCTCTGA
- a CDS encoding GTP-binding protein, whose protein sequence is MGSERSDAMGTETTAMALKILVAGGFGVGKTTLVGAVSEIRPLRTEELLSEVGQSVDDTEGIDRKTTTTVAMDFGRITIRSGLSLYLFGTPGQDRFWFLWDELSQGALGAVVLADTRRLEDCFPAVDYFEHRRIPFVVAVNCFAQTRTYGAHEVSRALDLDRGTPVVLCDARDRDSGKEVLIRLVEYAGRVHTARLLDSVG, encoded by the coding sequence ATGGGCTCCGAGCGCTCTGACGCCATGGGTACCGAGACGACGGCCATGGCGCTGAAGATTCTGGTCGCGGGCGGTTTCGGGGTGGGCAAGACCACCCTGGTGGGTGCTGTCAGTGAGATCCGCCCGCTGCGCACCGAGGAACTGCTGAGTGAGGTGGGCCAGTCGGTGGACGACACCGAAGGGATCGACCGCAAGACCACGACGACTGTGGCCATGGACTTCGGCCGCATCACCATCCGATCCGGCCTGTCGCTGTACCTGTTCGGCACTCCGGGCCAGGACCGCTTCTGGTTTTTGTGGGACGAGTTGTCGCAGGGCGCCCTCGGTGCCGTGGTCCTCGCGGACACCCGACGGCTCGAGGACTGCTTCCCCGCCGTGGACTACTTCGAGCACCGTCGCATCCCGTTCGTCGTGGCAGTCAACTGCTTCGCGCAGACGCGTACGTACGGCGCGCACGAAGTGTCACGGGCCTTGGACCTCGACCGTGGAACGCCGGTGGTGCTGTGCGATGCCCGGGACCGCGACTCGGGAAAGGAGGTGCTGATACGTCTGGTCGAGTACGCCGGGCGGGTGCATACCGCCCGGCTGCTCGACTCCGTCGGATGA